Proteins encoded within one genomic window of Polaribacter sp. NJDZ03:
- a CDS encoding NAD(P)/FAD-dependent oxidoreductase — protein MKKVIIIGGGAAGYFTAINAKENNPELDITILEKGKDVLQKVKISGGGRCNVTHACFIPKDLTEFYPRGKKELLGPFHQFMTGDTFEWFENRGVPLKIEADNRVFPEANTSQAIIDCFQNAVDNLGIKVLTNCGVNSVSQQDNKWIINTKEQVFEADKLVIAAGSSKKVWELCETLDHEVIEPVPSLFTFNINDKRLVDLLGTSVPNATVTISGTKLEASGPLLITHWGMSGPAVLKLSAFGARILADKNYQYNVEVNWLSRPTDKVLNVLLNLKKKEPRKTAILKSPFAEVSKRLWERFVIAAGIKATQNWADLNNAQLEALANQLTKGVFNANGRTTFKDEFVTAGGVDLTEINFKRFESKKHKNLFFVGEVLNIDAVTGGFNFQNAWTGGFICANALAED, from the coding sequence ATGAAAAAAGTAATCATTATTGGAGGAGGAGCAGCAGGATATTTTACAGCGATAAACGCGAAAGAAAATAACCCTGAATTAGATATTACGATTCTCGAAAAAGGAAAAGACGTTTTACAGAAAGTAAAAATTTCTGGAGGTGGAAGATGTAATGTAACCCACGCATGTTTTATTCCGAAGGATTTAACAGAATTCTATCCAAGAGGAAAAAAAGAATTGTTAGGGCCTTTTCATCAATTTATGACAGGCGATACTTTTGAATGGTTCGAAAATAGAGGAGTTCCTTTAAAAATTGAAGCTGACAATCGTGTTTTTCCTGAAGCAAATACAAGTCAGGCAATTATAGATTGCTTTCAAAACGCTGTTGATAACTTAGGAATTAAAGTGTTAACAAACTGTGGTGTAAATTCGGTTTCTCAACAAGATAATAAATGGATTATCAACACCAAAGAGCAAGTTTTTGAAGCAGATAAATTAGTAATCGCTGCAGGAAGTTCTAAAAAAGTGTGGGAGTTGTGTGAAACTTTAGACCACGAAGTTATAGAACCTGTTCCGTCTTTGTTTACGTTTAATATCAATGATAAACGTTTGGTAGATTTATTAGGGACTTCAGTTCCAAACGCAACGGTTACCATTTCTGGAACAAAATTAGAGGCTTCCGGACCTTTGCTAATTACACATTGGGGAATGAGTGGACCTGCAGTTTTAAAATTATCCGCCTTTGGCGCAAGAATTTTAGCAGACAAAAATTATCAATATAATGTTGAGGTAAACTGGTTGTCTAGACCTACAGATAAAGTATTAAATGTTCTTTTAAATTTAAAAAAGAAAGAACCAAGAAAAACAGCTATTTTAAAATCGCCATTTGCAGAGGTTTCTAAAAGATTATGGGAACGTTTTGTAATTGCAGCGGGTATAAAAGCGACTCAGAATTGGGCAGATTTAAATAATGCTCAATTAGAGGCTTTAGCTAATCAACTAACAAAAGGAGTTTTTAACGCAAACGGAAGAACTACTTTTAAAGACGAATTTGTAACTGCTGGAGGAGTGGATTTAACAGAAATCAATTTTAAACGTTTTGAAAGTAAAAAGCATAAAAATCTATTTTTTGTAGGGGAAGTTTTAAATATTGATGCTGTTACCGGAGGATTTAACTTCCAAAATGCGTGGACAGGTGGCTTTATTTGTGCGAACGCTTTGGCCGAAGATTAG
- a CDS encoding GYDIA family GHMP kinase codes for MNFYSNGKLLLTGEYLVLDGAKSLAIPTKFGQDLVVEKIKEPEIIWGSFTHTGECWFEAVFDLKKLRLINCTFNSDKEGSGEVIAETLLDILKEAKNLNPDFLKSENGFIVKTNLTFPRNWGLGTSSTLINSIASWAKIDAFKLLWNSFKGSGYDIACAQNDTPVFYHIKDKKPVVEQVEFNPSFKENLFFVHLNQKQDSKEGIAKFRESNINFDKEIKRISEISEALLKVESLDKFEDLIIEHEQIISSIIKLKTVKEKLFPDYFGVIKSLGAWGGDFVLVTGNSDTPSYFKNKGYETILTYSQMVL; via the coding sequence ATGAATTTTTATTCTAACGGAAAATTATTATTAACAGGAGAATATCTTGTTTTAGACGGCGCAAAATCTTTAGCAATTCCAACTAAATTTGGACAAGATTTAGTAGTGGAAAAAATAAAAGAACCAGAAATTATTTGGGGAAGTTTTACACACACCGGAGAATGTTGGTTCGAGGCTGTTTTCGATTTAAAAAAACTACGTTTGATAAATTGTACTTTCAATTCGGATAAAGAAGGAAGCGGAGAAGTTATTGCAGAAACGCTGTTAGATATTTTAAAAGAAGCAAAAAACTTAAATCCAGATTTTTTAAAGTCAGAAAACGGATTTATAGTAAAAACAAACCTTACATTTCCAAGAAATTGGGGATTAGGAACTTCATCAACATTAATAAATTCGATAGCTTCTTGGGCAAAAATAGATGCTTTTAAGTTGCTTTGGAATTCCTTTAAAGGAAGTGGTTATGACATTGCTTGTGCACAAAATGATACACCAGTTTTTTATCATATTAAGGATAAAAAACCTGTTGTAGAACAAGTAGAATTCAACCCGAGTTTTAAAGAAAATTTGTTTTTTGTACACTTAAATCAGAAGCAAGATTCTAAAGAAGGAATTGCAAAATTTAGAGAAAGTAATATCAATTTTGATAAAGAAATAAAGAGAATTTCAGAAATTTCTGAGGCACTTTTAAAAGTTGAATCATTAGATAAATTTGAAGATTTAATAATTGAGCATGAACAAATTATCAGTTCAATTATCAAACTAAAAACAGTAAAAGAAAAATTATTTCCAGATTATTTTGGAGTAATAAAAAGTTTAGGAGCTTGGGGAGGAGATTTTGTGTTAGTAACAGGAAATTCGGATACACCAAGTTATTTTAAAAATAAAGGGTATGAAACTATATTGACTTACAGTCAGATGGTTTTATAA
- a CDS encoding hydroxymethylglutaryl-CoA reductase, degradative, protein MFVVDSFIHKLMSKLISGFSKLTKDEKITWLTEHYFHNHTKTKDIIKQYWNDNDDLQQLHDDFIENTISNFYMPFGIAPNFVINDRTYVIPMVVEESSVVAAASLVGKFWSKRGGFKTRVIGTTKIGQVHFMYAGDKTNLEDYFNKNKTELFAATASITKNMDKRGGGILDIKLVDKTDKLENYYQLHATFETKDSMGANFINSCLEAIAKKFEKDDIEIVMSILSNYVPECLVRAEVSCKIEELGGENPQRFAEKFYQAVKIAEIEPYRAVTHNKGIMNGIDAVVLATGNDFRAVEAGAHAYASRSGQYASLSHCTIDNGVFKFWIDIPLALGTVGGLTGLHPLAKLSLEMLQKPSARTLMQIMAAAGLAQNFAALRALTTKGIQHGHMKMHLQNILNQFNATEEEKEIVTAFFDKKTVTHSAVVEKIDALRKPSINWIDFFNKNLVSYKLSKIDENTKPLFGKMNGQQMIEHLSFLVQISNGKVAADYYVSDEKAARRKPFLNTEGELQVGFKASMLSEEPNALKFNSVGEAIHDLFTQIDAFKIHFETAKAENHPFFGELDYEYWQKFHVKHFTHHFKQFGLV, encoded by the coding sequence ATCTTTGTTGTTGATAGTTTTATACACAAATTAATGAGCAAACTTATTTCTGGTTTTTCTAAGTTAACGAAAGATGAAAAAATTACTTGGTTAACAGAGCATTATTTCCATAATCATACCAAAACTAAAGATATAATTAAACAGTATTGGAATGATAATGATGATTTACAGCAATTACATGATGATTTTATAGAAAATACAATTTCTAATTTTTACATGCCTTTTGGTATTGCACCAAATTTTGTAATTAATGATAGAACTTATGTAATTCCTATGGTAGTCGAAGAAAGTTCTGTGGTAGCAGCAGCTTCTTTAGTTGGTAAATTTTGGAGCAAAAGAGGAGGGTTTAAAACAAGGGTAATCGGTACCACAAAAATTGGGCAAGTCCATTTTATGTATGCCGGAGACAAAACGAATCTTGAAGATTACTTTAATAAAAATAAAACGGAATTATTTGCAGCAACGGCTTCCATCACTAAAAATATGGATAAACGTGGCGGTGGAATTTTAGATATAAAATTAGTTGATAAAACTGATAAATTAGAAAACTATTACCAACTACACGCAACCTTTGAAACCAAAGATTCAATGGGCGCAAACTTTATAAATTCCTGTTTAGAAGCCATTGCTAAAAAGTTTGAAAAAGACGACATAGAAATTGTAATGAGTATTCTTTCTAACTATGTTCCTGAGTGTTTGGTTAGGGCAGAAGTGAGTTGTAAGATAGAAGAATTAGGTGGTGAAAATCCTCAGAGATTTGCAGAGAAGTTTTACCAAGCAGTAAAAATTGCAGAAATAGAGCCTTATAGAGCGGTTACGCATAATAAGGGAATTATGAATGGAATTGATGCCGTTGTTTTGGCAACCGGTAACGATTTTAGAGCGGTAGAAGCTGGAGCTCATGCTTACGCATCAAGATCTGGACAATATGCAAGTTTATCTCATTGTACTATTGATAATGGGGTTTTTAAATTTTGGATTGATATTCCGTTAGCTTTAGGAACCGTTGGTGGCTTAACAGGTTTACATCCTTTGGCAAAGTTATCTTTAGAAATGTTGCAAAAACCATCTGCCAGAACCTTAATGCAAATTATGGCAGCAGCAGGTTTGGCTCAGAATTTTGCAGCTTTAAGAGCATTAACTACTAAGGGAATTCAGCACGGACACATGAAAATGCATTTGCAGAATATCTTAAATCAATTTAATGCAACAGAAGAAGAAAAAGAAATAGTTACTGCTTTTTTTGATAAAAAAACGGTGACTCATTCTGCTGTGGTAGAAAAAATAGATGCTTTAAGAAAACCGTCTATCAATTGGATAGATTTTTTTAATAAGAACTTAGTAAGTTATAAACTGTCTAAGATTGATGAAAATACAAAGCCACTTTTTGGAAAAATGAATGGGCAACAAATGATAGAACATTTAAGCTTTTTAGTACAAATTTCTAACGGAAAAGTAGCTGCTGATTATTATGTTTCTGATGAAAAAGCAGCAAGAAGAAAGCCATTTTTAAACACCGAAGGAGAATTGCAAGTTGGATTTAAAGCAAGTATGTTGTCTGAAGAACCAAATGCCTTAAAATTTAATTCTGTAGGAGAAGCAATCCATGATTTATTTACTCAAATAGATGCTTTTAAAATTCACTTTGAAACAGCTAAAGCTGAAAATCATCCATTTTTTGGGGAATTAGATTATGAATATTGGCAGAAATTTCATGTAAAACATTTTACACATCATTTTAAACAATTTGGGTTGGTATAA
- a CDS encoding S9 family peptidase codes for MRKGVSLTVILLLINCITFAQTNANKTSNKKNITLEEIWNGTFSAERMNSLNSMNGDYYAVLDFNRSSRSVTVDKYSYKTLEKVETIVNSADLKGLNSFSSYSFNNDETKLILGTNFQQIYRHSKKGTYYAYDIASKELTLIGEAIQEPVFSPDNKNVAYAKDNNIFIKNVASNKITQVTTDGKINEIINGITDWVYEEEFAFVRAFEWNKTGTHLAYLRFDETNVPTFSMDVVGTELYPTQQVFKYPKAGEKNADVTLHMYTLSSKNTKKITLGDYEYIPRIKWSNDTDVLVATTLNRHQNNLNLYKVSTQNATATLLLNETDKAYIDITDNLTFLADNSFIWTSEKDGYNHIYHYDFNGKLINQITNGNWEVTNYYGFNESKKTIYYQSVENGSINRGVYSINLNGKRKELLSNKDGQNTASFSKNLNFFINTYSSAETPPIYSLYNSKGKMLKVIKNNDALKERLSTYKMSPKEFSTININGNDLNMWMVKPLDFDEHKKYPLLMFQYSGPGSQQVGNTWNGSNDYWHNMLAQKGIIVVCIDGRGTGFKGADFKKVTQKELGKYEVEDQIAAAKKLVERSYIDKNNVGIWGWSFGGFMSTNCILKGNDIFTTAIAVAPVTSWRFYDSVYTERYMQTPQENPSGYDDNSPFNYADKLKGNYLLVHGTGDDNVHVQNSYRMINSLIEANKQFDMFIVPDRTHGIYRGRNTRLNLYTKMTNFIDENLNTESTK; via the coding sequence ATGAGAAAAGGAGTCTCCCTTACAGTTATTTTACTATTAATTAACTGTATAACATTTGCACAAACAAATGCAAATAAAACATCAAACAAAAAAAACATAACATTAGAAGAAATCTGGAACGGAACATTTTCTGCAGAAAGAATGAATTCTTTAAATTCTATGAATGGCGATTATTATGCTGTTTTAGATTTTAATAGGTCATCTAGATCGGTAACTGTGGATAAATACAGTTACAAAACTTTAGAAAAAGTTGAAACAATTGTAAATAGTGCCGATTTAAAAGGGTTAAATAGTTTCTCTTCTTATAGTTTTAATAATGATGAAACCAAACTAATATTAGGAACCAACTTCCAGCAAATTTATCGTCACTCTAAAAAAGGAACGTATTATGCTTATGATATTGCTTCTAAAGAATTGACTTTAATTGGTGAGGCAATTCAAGAACCTGTTTTTTCTCCGGATAATAAAAATGTAGCGTATGCTAAAGACAATAACATTTTCATTAAAAACGTGGCTTCAAACAAAATTACTCAAGTTACTACGGATGGTAAAATAAATGAAATCATCAACGGAATTACAGATTGGGTGTATGAAGAAGAATTTGCTTTTGTAAGAGCTTTTGAATGGAATAAAACCGGAACTCATTTGGCGTATTTACGTTTTGATGAAACCAATGTTCCTACTTTTTCTATGGATGTTGTTGGTACTGAATTATACCCAACACAACAAGTTTTTAAATATCCAAAAGCCGGAGAGAAAAATGCAGATGTTACTTTACACATGTATACGCTTTCTTCTAAAAATACAAAGAAAATTACTTTAGGAGATTATGAATATATTCCTAGAATTAAATGGTCTAATGATACTGATGTTTTAGTCGCAACTACTTTAAATCGTCATCAGAATAACTTAAACTTATATAAAGTAAGTACTCAAAATGCTACTGCTACTTTATTATTAAATGAAACAGACAAAGCATATATAGATATTACCGACAACCTTACTTTTTTAGCTGATAACAGTTTTATTTGGACTAGCGAAAAAGATGGTTACAATCATATTTATCATTATGATTTTAACGGAAAATTAATCAATCAAATTACAAATGGAAATTGGGAAGTAACCAACTACTATGGTTTTAATGAAAGTAAGAAAACTATTTATTATCAATCTGTAGAAAACGGTTCTATTAATAGAGGGGTTTACTCTATCAACTTAAATGGAAAGCGTAAAGAATTGTTGAGTAATAAAGATGGACAAAACACTGCTTCTTTCAGTAAAAATCTAAACTTTTTTATCAACACGTATTCATCGGCAGAAACACCTCCTATTTATTCTTTATATAATAGTAAAGGAAAAATGTTAAAGGTGATTAAAAATAATGATGCTTTAAAAGAAAGATTATCAACCTATAAAATGAGTCCGAAAGAGTTTTCTACCATTAATATTAACGGAAACGATTTAAATATGTGGATGGTGAAACCTTTAGATTTTGATGAACACAAAAAATATCCTTTGTTAATGTTTCAATATTCTGGCCCAGGTTCTCAACAAGTTGGAAATACTTGGAACGGAAGCAATGATTACTGGCACAATATGTTAGCGCAAAAAGGAATTATTGTGGTTTGTATTGATGGACGCGGAACTGGTTTTAAAGGTGCAGATTTTAAAAAGGTTACTCAAAAGGAATTGGGTAAATATGAAGTTGAAGATCAAATAGCAGCAGCTAAAAAATTAGTGGAACGATCTTATATCGACAAAAATAACGTTGGTATTTGGGGTTGGTCTTTTGGTGGTTTTATGAGTACAAACTGTATTTTAAAAGGAAATGACATTTTTACCACAGCAATTGCCGTTGCACCTGTTACTTCTTGGCGTTTTTACGATTCTGTGTACACAGAACGCTACATGCAAACTCCACAAGAAAACCCAAGTGGTTATGATGATAATTCTCCATTTAACTATGCAGATAAATTAAAAGGGAACTACCTTTTAGTTCATGGAACTGGAGATGATAATGTACATGTACAAAATTCTTATAGAATGATAAATTCTTTAATTGAAGCAAATAAACAATTCGATATGTTTATTGTACCAGACAGAACACACGGAATTTATAGAGGAAGAAATACACGTTTAAATTTGTACACAAAAATGACTAACTTTATCGACGAAAATTTAAATACAGAATCAACTAAATAA
- a CDS encoding peptide MFS transporter gives MSNLIKKPHEKELFGHPVGLYVLFFVEMWERFSYYGMRAILTLYLAAPIIMGDPQSGFGWSNGETLSFYGTYTMFVYLTSIPGGWIADKFIGQKKAVMVGGVLLCIGHGILAINAQWAFFTGLIFIVIGVGFLKPNISTMVGGLYKQGDDRRDKGFYVFYIGINLGAFLGAILVGAVAAKYGWHYGFGLAGIGMALGQIVYMFGTKYLGTVGNFIGNDDSPNKDLLKKPLSKIEKDRMLVMFLSFLIIIVFWGAFEQAGGLMSLYTEQKTNRMLSFSLPLIGNEIPAAVFQSVNAFFIIVLGTAVGAFWHKWKNKGKESSSLFKMAIGVIIMAFGFFFMSKAASEVVMNGDEVAEKSAMIWLILAYLFHTIGELCASPVALSFITKLAPLKYASLMMGAYFAATGLGNKVAGFIGGLSENAGDFEVFTGIAITCTIFGLLLIAILKPLKRLTHGAEDRISTKNEETEGFELAD, from the coding sequence ATGAGTAATTTAATAAAAAAACCACACGAAAAAGAATTATTTGGACATCCTGTAGGGTTGTATGTATTATTTTTTGTTGAAATGTGGGAACGTTTTTCTTATTATGGAATGCGAGCAATTTTAACCTTATATCTTGCTGCTCCAATTATAATGGGAGATCCACAATCTGGTTTTGGTTGGTCTAATGGAGAAACTCTATCTTTTTACGGAACTTATACCATGTTTGTTTACTTAACATCTATTCCTGGAGGTTGGATTGCAGATAAATTTATTGGTCAAAAAAAGGCTGTAATGGTCGGTGGAGTTTTACTATGTATAGGTCATGGAATTTTAGCTATTAATGCACAATGGGCCTTTTTTACAGGTCTTATTTTTATTGTTATTGGTGTTGGTTTCTTAAAACCAAATATCTCTACAATGGTTGGTGGTTTATACAAACAAGGAGACGACAGAAGAGATAAAGGTTTTTATGTATTCTATATCGGAATTAATTTAGGTGCTTTTTTAGGAGCAATATTAGTAGGTGCAGTAGCCGCTAAATATGGATGGCATTATGGTTTTGGTTTAGCTGGTATAGGTATGGCACTAGGTCAAATTGTATATATGTTTGGTACAAAATATTTAGGTACAGTTGGTAACTTTATTGGTAATGACGATTCACCTAACAAAGACTTATTAAAAAAACCTTTAAGTAAAATTGAAAAGGATAGAATGTTAGTAATGTTTTTATCTTTCTTAATTATTATTGTTTTTTGGGGTGCTTTTGAACAAGCCGGAGGATTAATGAGTTTATATACAGAACAAAAAACAAATAGAATGTTATCATTTTCTTTACCTCTTATTGGAAATGAAATTCCTGCAGCTGTTTTTCAATCTGTAAATGCATTTTTTATAATTGTTTTAGGAACCGCTGTTGGTGCTTTTTGGCATAAATGGAAAAATAAAGGAAAAGAATCATCTTCTTTATTTAAGATGGCAATAGGTGTAATTATTATGGCTTTTGGTTTTTTCTTTATGAGTAAAGCTGCTTCTGAAGTTGTAATGAATGGTGATGAAGTAGCAGAAAAATCTGCAATGATATGGTTAATATTAGCATATCTTTTTCATACTATTGGAGAGCTATGTGCTTCTCCTGTAGCATTGTCTTTTATAACAAAACTAGCGCCATTAAAATATGCTTCCTTAATGATGGGGGCTTATTTTGCTGCAACAGGTTTAGGGAACAAAGTTGCTGGTTTTATTGGAGGTCTTTCTGAAAACGCAGGAGACTTTGAAGTCTTTACCGGAATTGCAATAACTTGTACAATTTTTGGTTTACTACTTATAGCAATTCTAAAACCACTAAAGAGGTTAACACACGGTGCCGAAGATAGAATAAGTACCAAGAACGAAGAAACTGAAGGCTTTGAATTAGCAGACTAA
- a CDS encoding peptide MFS transporter: MNTAKYRFEGSEMNNKLLLGHPAGLFILFFTEMWERFSYYGMRALLVIFLISSLTDGGWAWSREEALSLYGTYTMLVYFTPIIGGILADRFLGYRNAVVIGALLMTLGHASMAFDTPWALYVGIGLLIAGNGFFKPNITSIINGVYKNAQEKKDGAFTIFYMGVNAGAFLGIMLCGYVGETYGWHFGFGLAGIFMFFGMLQFYFAQSIFGNVGTKPSKAVDLSDAVANKEEKSYDDVPSNVQRDRYIVVGILAFFTIFFWAAFEQAGGSMTIFAKDYTNRVLEGSAANIFRIANTLLTIVPLIIITYVLFSLFKITFKKYALSNLFLGISFAIIWVIVIIMLKNQFSEVSTEIPASWFGILNSFFIITFAPLFSKIWESKYNPPATVKFGIGLILLGLGFLVLAYGSASIPQGAKTASVSVIWLILAYLLHTLGELSLSPVGLSYVSKLVPGKMIAMMFGLWYIAVGMGNKLAGLMGGMIDKITTEYSMSTFFLIFTFVPIIAGVLVMSLTPLLKKLMHGVK, from the coding sequence ATGAATACCGCTAAATACAGATTTGAAGGTTCAGAAATGAACAATAAATTATTGCTAGGACACCCAGCAGGTTTATTTATTTTATTTTTCACAGAAATGTGGGAACGTTTTTCATACTATGGAATGCGTGCATTATTAGTTATTTTTTTAATTTCATCATTAACCGATGGTGGTTGGGCTTGGAGTCGTGAAGAAGCTTTAAGTCTATACGGTACTTATACCATGTTAGTATACTTTACTCCTATTATTGGAGGTATTTTAGCCGATAGATTTTTAGGCTATAGAAACGCAGTTGTTATAGGTGCTTTATTAATGACACTTGGGCATGCGTCTATGGCATTTGATACTCCTTGGGCATTATATGTTGGTATTGGTTTATTAATTGCAGGAAATGGTTTCTTTAAACCTAATATTACTTCAATTATTAATGGTGTTTATAAAAACGCTCAAGAAAAAAAAGATGGTGCATTTACTATTTTTTATATGGGTGTAAATGCTGGTGCTTTTTTAGGTATTATGCTTTGTGGTTATGTAGGTGAAACTTATGGCTGGCATTTTGGTTTTGGTTTAGCTGGTATTTTTATGTTTTTCGGAATGTTACAATTCTATTTTGCGCAAAGCATTTTTGGTAATGTTGGTACAAAGCCTAGTAAAGCTGTTGATTTATCTGATGCAGTTGCTAACAAAGAAGAAAAAAGTTATGACGACGTACCAAGCAATGTACAGAGAGACAGATATATTGTTGTTGGTATTTTAGCATTTTTTACTATTTTCTTTTGGGCAGCATTTGAGCAAGCGGGTGGTTCTATGACTATTTTTGCTAAAGATTATACCAATAGAGTATTAGAAGGTAGCGCTGCAAATATTTTTAGAATAGCAAATACACTACTTACGATTGTTCCTTTAATTATTATTACGTATGTTTTATTTAGTTTATTTAAAATTACTTTTAAAAAATATGCATTATCTAATCTTTTCTTAGGAATCAGTTTTGCAATAATATGGGTTATCGTAATCATCATGTTAAAAAACCAGTTTAGTGAAGTTTCTACGGAAATACCTGCTTCTTGGTTTGGTATCTTAAATTCATTCTTTATTATAACATTTGCGCCCTTATTTTCTAAAATATGGGAAAGTAAATACAATCCACCAGCAACCGTAAAATTTGGTATCGGATTGATATTATTAGGATTAGGGTTTTTAGTTTTAGCTTATGGATCAGCAAGTATTCCTCAAGGAGCAAAAACGGCTTCTGTAAGTGTTATTTGGCTTATTTTAGCATATTTACTTCACACTTTAGGTGAATTAAGTTTATCTCCGGTAGGTTTGTCTTACGTATCTAAATTAGTACCAGGAAAAATGATTGCAATGATGTTTGGTCTTTGGTATATTGCAGTTGGTATGGGAAATAAATTAGCTGGATTGATGGGAGGAATGATTGATAAAATAACTACAGAATACTCTATGAGTACTTTCTTTTTAATTTTTACTTTTGTACCTATCATTGCTGGTGTTTTAGTAATGAGTTTAACACCATTATTAAAGAAACTAATGCACGGTGTAAAGTAA
- a CDS encoding DUF255 domain-containing protein, whose amino-acid sequence MKKRILLIAISLFYLNTNAQENIKWLGFEEAIELNKENPKPILVDIYTDWCGYCKKMDLNTYSNKTIGNYINKNFYAVKLDGEGKEDIIFNDHTFKFQKEGRRGYHQLAASLMDGKLSYPTTLFLSEDVKLLDKIPGYLDKEIMEKVLVFFSEELYKTKKWEDFDNNFKSNLK is encoded by the coding sequence ATGAAAAAACGAATATTACTTATTGCTATTTCTCTATTTTATTTAAATACAAACGCTCAAGAAAATATTAAATGGCTTGGTTTTGAAGAGGCTATTGAACTAAACAAAGAGAATCCAAAACCTATTTTAGTTGATATCTATACAGATTGGTGTGGCTATTGTAAAAAAATGGATTTAAATACCTATTCTAATAAAACAATTGGCAATTATATCAATAAAAACTTTTATGCCGTTAAACTAGATGGTGAGGGTAAAGAAGATATCATTTTTAATGATCATACATTTAAATTTCAAAAAGAAGGTAGACGAGGTTATCACCAACTTGCAGCTTCTTTAATGGATGGTAAATTGTCGTATCCTACCACGCTATTTTTGTCGGAAGATGTAAAATTATTAGATAAAATTCCTGGTTATTTAGACAAAGAAATCATGGAAAAAGTATTGGTCTTTTTTTCTGAAGAACTATACAAAACTAAAAAATGGGAAGACTTTGATAACAATTTTAAAAGTAATTTAAAATAA